GAATGGCTTAACAAGCCCGCTGCCGACCTGCCGCTGCATGGCTATATTGGCTTACAGGGCAAACATGCTGGTGCTCCCATCTATTTCCGAAACCTGAAAATCAAGGCCCTGTAGCTTGGACGGCCCATCCGTGTAGCCGAAAGCTAAGTTGTAGAGGCTGCTATACAGACCTATCCTCTTCGTTATATAAAGCGAACTGGGACAGGGGATATTGTTGTTGGACAACTATGATACCTACCGAACCGCAGACTCGCTTCAGCCATACATTACCCGAACTCCGTTTTTCCTTAAGCCTGCTTTATGTAGGGCGGTTTCTGCTGGGAATGCACAATGCTGCGTCGACGGACGAGGAGCGTGTTCAGGCATTCGATGACCATATCGAAACGGTTACGGATGAGCTGGTCGCTACGGAGTTACTGCACGAAGCCGCTGTGCTGGCCGGAGATATTTTACCAAGCACCTCACCAGAGAACCCAGTTTAAGCAACGTTAAGCAGCAATCATCAGTCTGTACGTTTTCCTGCTGTTTGCTGCCGAAATTCATTCCATTATGCCCACTGCTCCGTTTGCCGCCCTGTTTGACATGGACGGTGTTTTGATCGACAATGCCGATTTTCACCTGAACGCATGGCTTCAGTTTGCCCAAAATCACGGTCTTTCGCTCACCCGCGATCAGTACATGGACCACATCAACGGGCATATTTCTGCCGATTCACTGGCCTATGTTCTGCAACGTCCGGTTACACCTGCTGAGGTAATCATACTGACCGAAGAAAAAGAAGCGATTTATCGAGAGTTGTACCGTCCTCATCTTCGGCCTACACCGGGTTTGATTACGTTTCTGGATACGCTAAAAAGAGCGGGGGTCCCTATGGCCGTTGGCACTTCGGCGCCTGAAAGCAATGTGGGCTTTACCCTCGACGGAACACAGCTGCGCCCCTACTTCGATGCCATTGTGGATGCCAGCATGATTCACAAGGGAAAGCCTGACCCCGAGATTTACCTCACAGCCGCCCAGCGCGTAGGCGTAGAGCCCAGTCGCTGTGTGGTATTCGAAGATGCATTTGCGGGTATCGAGGCTGGCCTTCGGGCCGGTATGAGCGTCATTGCCCTGGCAACTACGCACACCCGCTCCGAATTAGCCGATAAAGGAGCAAGCCTGATTATAGACGATTTTTCCCAACTGACTCTGGAGCAGGTACAAACCTTGATTGGTTGATTCCCTACATTCTATATCCCCACAGAACGTGGGGGATTGTTCATCTGCAAGAAACTACAGCCTTATTCATTGCGGCTTTACCAAGCGTTCTTTAGTTATATCGGTCAACTGGCGAAGGGCAGTCAATTTCTCCGAAGCCAGTTTGGTTCGACTCAACCAGCCATCAAATAAGTCGAAGCTCCACCCGTACACGTTGGCCGGATGCAGGCTAAAATACTTCGTTAACCGTTCCAGGGCCTGCGTTCCAGTCTGTTCATTTTTCAGAACGCTCAGGCAGTTAGCCAGGTATTCTTTCAGAATTTCATATCCATCCCGTATCTGTTCCGGTGGCAAATTGTTTAACGTTCGCTGCGCCCGGTCGTACTGGCCAGTTAGTAAACTCAGTTCCACAATCGTCAGGCGGGTACCGGGGTCGGGATATGTCAGTTTTTCATAGGCTCGAATGGCTCGGCAAAAACTGGAATCGGCTTCGACCAGTTTATTTTTCTGAGCCAGATACCGACCACTTTCTGTATAAATATGCCCACTCAAGGGCGTTTGATCATTCGTCGGCAAAAACCGTTCGGCCTGTATTATGGCTTTAAACGCTTCATCCGGCTGGCCTATCACGCCCAAAACAGCCGCTTTCTGTTGCCAGTACGTAGCCAGATTTCGATTGGCCGATGCTGGGTCCGTAAATCTATCCTTACGGATTAGCGGAGCATACTCAATGGCTTTATCATAATCGGCCAGGGCGTTGGTATACTCTCTCCGAAAAAAGTGCATACTGGCTCGATGGGCATACGGCAAGGATAGAATCGTATCGGGCGCATAATCGATAGCTTTCTGAAGATCAGTCATGGCGCCTGACCAGTCGCGTGTTCGGGCTTTCTGATTAGCCATATGCTGGTAAGCGGCAGTTACTCTTCGATTCGGTTTACGCAAGCTTTCCAGTGGTACTAATCCAGCCTCTACAAAACCTACCCGCAAAGCCTCTTTATCCTGAAAGCCTTGGTTAAGCGCATCAGGAAGCCGATTATCCCACAACGAAACAACGTTTAGTTTGGGAGCGTCGAGAAGTTCGACAGGTATTTCCGTCAATCGATTCTGATACAGATTGAGCATACTCCAATTGACCTCTTTCCAGGCAATGGCGGGGAGATGGCTGATATTACATTCCGTAAGACTCAGGTTAAACAGGCTTTTCAACCGGGCCAATTTTGGCAGCACGTCATCAATGTCCAACTGGGGTTGGCGTTCAATGGCTACATCCCACAAATTGGTACAATAGATCAAACTATCGGGTACTTGCTGCAAGCCGCCCGTAGCTCCTTCCAAAACTTTTTCTTTACCCGTAACTCTCAGATTGCGAAGTTTGGATAAGCGGCCAATGGAGTTAGGTAAACCTTCCAGCTTATTCCGTTCCAGCGACAGATTGGTAAGTTCCTGACAGTTCCCGAGGCTAGTTGGCAAGGCAATTAACTCGTTATTACTCAGCATCAATTGCTGAAGTTTAGTTAAAGCACCGATATTATCGGGCAGGAGCCGTAGCTGCGTCCCCATAATCGTAAGCGATTCCAGATTTCGCAGTTCACAAATGGACGCGGGCAACTCCGCGATCGGGTTTGGATAAATGGCCAGCCGGGTCAGCTTTGTCAGGCCACCTATCGTGGCGGGTAAGGTAGTCAACTCATTGGCTCCAATAGTCAAATCGATCAGATTGCGAAGTTGACCAAGCTTATCGGGCAGGCTTTTAAGCCGATTATTACCAATCGTTAACTGTTGTAACGAATCCAGTTGACCGATACTGACTGGCAACTCCTTCAACCGGTTATTTTGCAGAGAAAGACCCTGAAGCTTTCGCAGTTTACCCAGGTCGTCGGGCAATCGTTCCAACTGATTATTATCTACATTCAACGTCCGCAAGACAGATAAACGCCCAAAGGAGCCAGGCAATTGCGTCAGTTTGTTGCGAGACAGGTCAAGCGTAGCCAACTGTGTCAACTGACCCAGGGCATCCGGTAACGTCACCAGTTGATTCCCACTGGCCATCAGTCGGCGTAGCGACCGTATCCGGCTAAGATCGGGTAGTTGGGCCAGCTTATTTCCAGCCAGATTCAGGTCTTCAAGTGTGGTTAACTGGCCAATGTCAGCTGGGAGAGAATCCAGACCGCAATAACTTACACCCAATTTTTTCAACTGACGCAACGAACTGATGGACACGGGTAGCCGATCCAGTTTCAGATTCTCAATGTATAATTCCGTTAGTTGATTCAGTTGGCCCAGACAATCAGGAATTTTCATCGACGTCCCTCGCCCGGTAAGTCTCAGCGACTGTAAGCGAGTCAACGAACATATGCCTGACAGATCAAACGGGTGCGCGCTCTGGATGTTGAGCCGTTCCAGAGCAGTCAGGTGAATAAAATCACGGGTATTGATCACTAACTCCGAGTTGTTGTTTACATAAAATTCTTTCAGACTTGTTAGTTTATTTACTCGTAGCTCCCGCAATGAACGGATGTTATCCAGCGTCAGTATGTTCAGATTGGTAAGCCCATCGATTGTTTGCTGAAACGTCGTAGAATCGACCTTGACAATTGCCAATGACAGCTCCCGCAATTGTATTAAGTTACGGAATAGCTCCGGTTTTATTACCCAGTTCTGGCCACTAATTTTCAACTGCTCAAGCTGCCCTAACTTACTCAAATCGAGTACTATAGGATCGGTAGACGGAACGCTGTTCTGATCGAGATGGAGAATTTTCAGGTTAGGCAACGTTTCTATGATCGGCTTCCATAATCGGTAATCGCCATTGAGTCGAATATCCGTCAGCTTTGGCAACTGCGGAATCGTAGTGGGTGCCGTTTTAAACAGACGAGTGGTTTCTGGTTTATTTTCGATGAGAGCATATCCCAAAATAACCAGACGCTCCAACGATGGCCAGTTCCGAACAGCCTGAAAAAGCGAGTCTGTTTGCCCGACTGTCAACCCGCTCAGGCTTAAAACGCGCACCGATGTCAACTGGCTCAACACAGCTAGATTTCCCTGCCGACATACAGACTGATCGATGCTTAAGGCTTCTATTTTTTCACCAGCTTTTGCCCGCTGAAGCAATTGATCGAGATTGTCAAAGCTATAAGCATCTGGCTTGGGATAATAGCTAGACGCCATATACGTATTGACTGGCTTATACACAGGATGCCAGAAGGGTAATCGATCAAGCACCGATACCGGCTTCAACGTAGGCTGAGCAATACCTTTTGTTGCCCAGATCAGGAGTAGCGCAATCGCCTTAAGCCAACAAAGTTGCCTGTTGAACTGCATATTTTATGTATTTTTGCCGGTGTGCTGTAATGGTTGCATGAAGATACAGCCATTGATTGAATCAACCACATTATTAATGTATGATGAATACGCTGAAATGAATAAGGCTAGCCACTACCTTATCGTGCATGGTATTCATTATTCATCCTATATCGTTCGTAAATGTCGTTTCTTCCTGCCCGTGAGGGCTTTTTCTTTCCTGCCGAATGGCATCCGCACGTAGCCACCTGGCTTAGCTGGCCG
This window of the Spirosoma aerolatum genome carries:
- a CDS encoding HAD family hydrolase, which translates into the protein MPTAPFAALFDMDGVLIDNADFHLNAWLQFAQNHGLSLTRDQYMDHINGHISADSLAYVLQRPVTPAEVIILTEEKEAIYRELYRPHLRPTPGLITFLDTLKRAGVPMAVGTSAPESNVGFTLDGTQLRPYFDAIVDASMIHKGKPDPEIYLTAAQRVGVEPSRCVVFEDAFAGIEAGLRAGMSVIALATTHTRSELADKGASLIIDDFSQLTLEQVQTLIG
- a CDS encoding leucine-rich repeat domain-containing protein, whose product is MQFNRQLCWLKAIALLLIWATKGIAQPTLKPVSVLDRLPFWHPVYKPVNTYMASSYYPKPDAYSFDNLDQLLQRAKAGEKIEALSIDQSVCRQGNLAVLSQLTSVRVLSLSGLTVGQTDSLFQAVRNWPSLERLVILGYALIENKPETTRLFKTAPTTIPQLPKLTDIRLNGDYRLWKPIIETLPNLKILHLDQNSVPSTDPIVLDLSKLGQLEQLKISGQNWVIKPELFRNLIQLRELSLAIVKVDSTTFQQTIDGLTNLNILTLDNIRSLRELRVNKLTSLKEFYVNNNSELVINTRDFIHLTALERLNIQSAHPFDLSGICSLTRLQSLRLTGRGTSMKIPDCLGQLNQLTELYIENLKLDRLPVSISSLRQLKKLGVSYCGLDSLPADIGQLTTLEDLNLAGNKLAQLPDLSRIRSLRRLMASGNQLVTLPDALGQLTQLATLDLSRNKLTQLPGSFGRLSVLRTLNVDNNQLERLPDDLGKLRKLQGLSLQNNRLKELPVSIGQLDSLQQLTIGNNRLKSLPDKLGQLRNLIDLTIGANELTTLPATIGGLTKLTRLAIYPNPIAELPASICELRNLESLTIMGTQLRLLPDNIGALTKLQQLMLSNNELIALPTSLGNCQELTNLSLERNKLEGLPNSIGRLSKLRNLRVTGKEKVLEGATGGLQQVPDSLIYCTNLWDVAIERQPQLDIDDVLPKLARLKSLFNLSLTECNISHLPAIAWKEVNWSMLNLYQNRLTEIPVELLDAPKLNVVSLWDNRLPDALNQGFQDKEALRVGFVEAGLVPLESLRKPNRRVTAAYQHMANQKARTRDWSGAMTDLQKAIDYAPDTILSLPYAHRASMHFFRREYTNALADYDKAIEYAPLIRKDRFTDPASANRNLATYWQQKAAVLGVIGQPDEAFKAIIQAERFLPTNDQTPLSGHIYTESGRYLAQKNKLVEADSSFCRAIRAYEKLTYPDPGTRLTIVELSLLTGQYDRAQRTLNNLPPEQIRDGYEILKEYLANCLSVLKNEQTGTQALERLTKYFSLHPANVYGWSFDLFDGWLSRTKLASEKLTALRQLTDITKERLVKPQ